A window from Mycolicibacterium tokaiense encodes these proteins:
- a CDS encoding GntR family transcriptional regulator, translating to MKFEPALIRSAPDGANLMEQAYQRLKRDIIELKRKPGEHFTEHQVAAAWGLSKTPVREALARLHRDGLVVPIRRAGYVASAITLNDAADLCDMRTLLQGEAAARTAAKGLSDTDQVRLTELAVDDGYGQLAGPYLDERLRQNYEFESIIANGCGNERLAASIVAVFDDLERVVRLANMLEPSMSPFRTEERKAIVDAILARDPDAARAAMTARTQSARREVLAALITSPSVTSVEIGVPKLSTSPAPTSP from the coding sequence GTGAAGTTCGAGCCAGCCCTGATCAGGTCCGCTCCCGACGGTGCCAACCTGATGGAACAGGCCTATCAGCGTCTCAAACGCGACATCATCGAACTCAAGCGCAAACCCGGAGAACATTTCACCGAGCATCAGGTGGCTGCCGCGTGGGGCCTGAGCAAGACACCGGTACGAGAAGCATTGGCGCGCTTGCACCGTGACGGTCTGGTGGTCCCCATCCGACGGGCCGGGTACGTGGCATCGGCCATCACCCTCAACGACGCCGCCGACCTGTGCGACATGCGGACTCTCCTCCAGGGTGAGGCAGCAGCGCGCACCGCGGCAAAGGGCCTGTCTGACACCGATCAGGTCCGCCTGACCGAATTGGCCGTGGACGACGGTTATGGGCAGCTCGCCGGGCCCTATCTCGACGAAAGGCTGCGCCAGAACTACGAATTCGAGAGCATCATTGCCAACGGGTGCGGCAACGAGAGGCTGGCGGCCAGTATCGTCGCGGTGTTTGATGACCTGGAACGGGTCGTGCGGCTGGCGAACATGCTCGAACCGAGCATGTCGCCGTTTCGGACCGAAGAACGCAAGGCCATCGTCGACGCGATCCTCGCCCGGGACCCGGATGCCGCTCGCGCAGCCATGACGGCACGCACCCAATCCGCGCGCCGTGAGGTCCTCGCAGCACTGATCACCAGCCCCTCGGTGACCTCGGTGGAGATCGGGGTCCCCAAGCTGTCCACCTCTCCTGCGCCGACGAGTCCTTAG
- a CDS encoding pyridoxal phosphate-dependent aminotransferase yields MLDRMPALVLAERAMAAERSGHEMVAMRGVPMLPMPPHVVDAVARAAPDVFPRDSRGSVILKTSIADHLRFAFDLQVDPERELLISFGAQHGLSVVLRALLEPGDEVLIPAPTYLFDGTVRLAGALPSYVPSAESDGWRLPLERLAAAVTPRTRAILLCNPNNPTGNVPIAAELSAVLDLAGRYGLYVVADESYERYVHDGPGYVPQMSLVDHHDRLVTVTSLSKNYAFTSWRVGYIHARPDLIDTIHAALEWDAINVADIPQLAAAAAISGPQEWLEREFRTFRTRRDILCAAVAEAGLSVITPEAGIFAFVNMSRVGIGGVALEDRLFEAGITALNGQRFVGPGTHARLLYGGTEASLAHLGRQLRALVG; encoded by the coding sequence ATGCTCGACCGTATGCCGGCTCTGGTTCTGGCCGAGCGTGCGATGGCCGCCGAGCGCAGTGGACACGAGATGGTGGCGATGCGGGGGGTCCCCATGCTGCCGATGCCGCCGCACGTCGTGGATGCGGTGGCCCGCGCTGCGCCGGACGTCTTCCCGCGTGACAGCCGAGGCTCGGTGATCCTGAAAACCTCGATCGCCGACCATCTTCGATTCGCTTTTGATCTACAGGTCGACCCGGAACGGGAGCTGTTGATCAGCTTCGGCGCGCAACACGGGCTCAGCGTCGTGCTCCGCGCGCTCCTCGAACCCGGTGACGAGGTGCTGATACCCGCGCCGACTTATCTTTTCGACGGCACGGTTCGGCTGGCCGGGGCGCTGCCGTCTTATGTTCCCTCGGCGGAGTCCGACGGCTGGCGACTGCCGCTGGAACGGTTGGCCGCCGCAGTCACCCCCCGCACCCGCGCGATCCTGCTGTGCAACCCGAACAACCCCACCGGCAACGTTCCCATCGCGGCGGAGCTGTCGGCGGTGCTGGACCTGGCCGGCAGATACGGGCTCTACGTCGTGGCCGACGAGTCCTACGAACGCTACGTCCATGACGGTCCGGGCTATGTCCCACAGATGTCGCTTGTCGATCACCACGACCGATTGGTCACCGTGACCAGCCTCAGCAAGAACTACGCGTTCACCAGCTGGCGGGTGGGCTACATCCACGCCCGGCCGGATCTCATCGACACCATCCACGCCGCGCTGGAATGGGATGCCATCAATGTCGCTGACATCCCGCAACTGGCTGCCGCTGCGGCGATTTCCGGACCCCAGGAGTGGCTCGAACGCGAGTTCCGCACATTTCGCACACGTCGTGACATCCTCTGCGCGGCGGTGGCCGAGGCGGGTCTCTCGGTGATCACGCCGGAGGCGGGAATCTTCGCTTTCGTCAACATGTCCCGGGTCGGAATAGGCGGCGTCGCGCTCGAAGACCGGCTGTTCGAGGCGGGGATCACCGCCCTCAACGGGCAGCGATTCGTCGGCCCCGGTACGCATGCCCGCCTGTTGTACGGCGGGACCGAGGCAAGCCTGGCCCACCTGGGCCGGCAGCTGCGGGCGCTCGTCGGCTAA
- a CDS encoding ATP-binding cassette domain-containing protein, which produces MTTTVATTTITAAGLSKRFDNGADVLRGAVLNAAGGQLTLIRGAAGSGRTTLTRCLTGVYRPDAGEVTLRLGDRGEADLTGADPRAVAWLRAHHIATFDGPLATAPTLPAQAAVARAARCSSEIAAAGLARLDAAEVALTPLGRLRSPQRHLVALTAALLADRAFMVLDRPDEYAPHRALATWLLEATTAGAAVIVTAAADSPLASIASAVGELRQGEITWQTV; this is translated from the coding sequence ATGACCACTACCGTCGCGACGACGACCATCACGGCGGCCGGGCTGTCCAAGCGTTTCGACAACGGCGCCGACGTCCTACGCGGCGCGGTACTGAACGCGGCAGGTGGTCAGCTCACGCTGATCCGCGGGGCCGCCGGCTCGGGCCGCACCACCCTGACCCGCTGCCTGACCGGGGTCTACCGGCCGGACGCCGGCGAGGTGACGCTCCGCCTCGGCGACCGCGGCGAGGCGGACCTCACCGGGGCGGACCCCCGCGCGGTGGCGTGGCTGCGCGCCCACCACATCGCCACCTTCGACGGCCCTTTGGCCACCGCCCCCACCCTGCCGGCCCAGGCTGCAGTCGCCCGGGCAGCGCGCTGCAGTTCCGAGATCGCCGCGGCCGGGCTGGCCCGTCTCGATGCCGCTGAGGTGGCGCTGACACCACTGGGTCGGTTGCGTTCGCCCCAACGCCATCTGGTGGCGCTGACAGCCGCCCTGCTCGCCGACCGAGCCTTCATGGTTCTCGACAGACCCGACGAGTACGCCCCACACCGGGCCCTTGCCACCTGGCTGCTCGAAGCAACCACCGCCGGCGCGGCGGTCATCGTGACCGCCGCGGCCGACAGCCCACTCGCGTCGATCGCCTCAGCGGTCGGCGAACTCAGACAAGGAGAAATAACATGGCAGACAGTGTGA
- a CDS encoding hydantoinase B/oxoprolinase family protein has product MNTTIRNAATFEVFRNAVSGLADELAITILRTAHSQIVASSMDFSAALCDAQGRIIAQANTCPVHLGSIPDAIKAVFEEFGEAFGDGDVYLLNDPDRGGMHLPDIFAIAPVFTGPGGRLIGFVVTVVNHADVGGWAAGSMAVQSTNIFAEGVQIPPSRMIEASVVNQTFYDVILRNVREPELLRGDLDSQLAACHAGSNGIRALVQRYGIEEYDRLVDELLNYSELLVRNAIAKAPDGEYRFRDAIDDDGLGSGPIPFEVTVTIRGSDIAFDFTGSSPQVASALNATASFTRSACYASLQGALGSDIPANSGFYRPFTFTIPEASILNARRPAARGARGLVAYRIIDTVLGALAPAFPERVPAAGDGGPNWVALGVTEPDGTSVVRWDILCGSWGATPAGDGNDAISPLGANLANTPIEELEQTGHLRIDGYGYLADTGGAGLFRGGLSTFRDMTVLYDQSTIHVRSDRRTSAPYGLAGGHSGASSLNVLNVGADHEELLPSKFHRSVVAGDRHRQVTAGGGGYGDPLSRDPQRVLDDVLDGKVSREGAQRDYGVILRGSPAAVAADATRAERARRTQ; this is encoded by the coding sequence ATGAACACAACCATCCGAAACGCCGCCACCTTCGAGGTGTTCCGTAACGCCGTATCGGGGCTGGCCGACGAACTGGCCATCACGATCCTGCGCACCGCGCACTCGCAGATTGTCGCCTCGAGCATGGATTTCTCGGCCGCACTGTGTGATGCACAGGGCCGGATCATCGCTCAGGCCAACACCTGTCCGGTGCACCTCGGCTCGATTCCGGACGCCATCAAGGCGGTGTTCGAGGAGTTCGGGGAGGCGTTCGGTGACGGCGACGTCTATCTGCTCAACGATCCCGACCGCGGTGGTATGCATCTTCCCGACATCTTCGCGATCGCGCCGGTCTTCACCGGCCCCGGCGGCCGGCTGATCGGATTCGTGGTGACTGTTGTCAACCACGCCGACGTCGGCGGGTGGGCGGCCGGTTCCATGGCCGTGCAATCGACCAACATCTTCGCCGAGGGCGTTCAGATCCCACCGTCGCGGATGATCGAGGCCTCGGTGGTCAACCAGACCTTCTACGATGTGATCCTGCGGAACGTGCGCGAGCCGGAACTGCTACGCGGCGATCTGGACTCCCAGCTGGCGGCCTGTCACGCCGGTAGCAACGGTATCCGCGCGCTGGTGCAGCGATACGGCATCGAGGAGTACGACCGTCTGGTCGACGAATTACTGAACTATTCAGAACTATTGGTGCGCAATGCGATCGCAAAGGCTCCCGACGGCGAATACCGGTTCCGGGACGCCATCGACGACGACGGCCTGGGATCCGGTCCCATCCCATTCGAGGTCACCGTGACCATCCGCGGCAGCGACATCGCCTTTGACTTCACCGGGTCCTCCCCCCAGGTCGCGTCCGCACTCAACGCCACCGCATCATTCACCCGATCCGCGTGCTACGCCTCCCTGCAGGGAGCGCTGGGATCCGACATCCCGGCCAATTCGGGGTTCTACCGACCCTTCACCTTCACCATCCCGGAGGCGTCGATTCTCAACGCCCGTCGTCCTGCCGCCAGGGGCGCCCGTGGGTTGGTCGCCTATCGCATCATCGACACCGTGCTGGGCGCACTCGCTCCGGCCTTCCCCGAACGCGTTCCCGCCGCCGGCGACGGCGGTCCGAACTGGGTGGCACTCGGCGTCACCGAACCCGATGGCACCTCGGTGGTCCGCTGGGACATTCTCTGTGGTTCCTGGGGAGCGACCCCCGCCGGTGACGGCAACGACGCCATCAGCCCTCTCGGCGCGAATCTGGCCAACACCCCTATCGAGGAGCTCGAACAAACCGGGCATCTGCGCATCGACGGCTATGGCTACCTCGCCGATACCGGTGGGGCAGGCCTATTTCGAGGTGGGCTGTCCACCTTCCGTGACATGACGGTTCTGTACGACCAGTCCACCATCCATGTTCGGTCCGACCGACGCACGTCAGCGCCCTACGGACTGGCCGGCGGTCACAGCGGTGCGTCCTCCCTCAATGTTCTCAACGTGGGCGCCGATCACGAGGAGCTTCTACCCTCGAAGTTCCACCGCAGCGTCGTCGCCGGGGACCGCCACCGGCAGGTCACCGCCGGGGGCGGCGGGTACGGCGACCCCCTGTCCCGTGACCCCCAACGGGTGCTCGACGATGTGCTCGACGGCAAGGTCAGCCGTGAAGGAGCCCAGCGCGACTACGGTGTGATACTCCGCGGCTCGCCGGCAGCGGTGGCTGCCGATGCAACCAGGGCAGAACGGGCACGGAGGACGCAGTGA
- a CDS encoding hydantoinase/oxoprolinase family protein translates to MTATHPSDARWLIAADIGGTFTDVLALGPDTRIVPMKVLSTPPDFGTGVITGATAALDQSEAQPGQVAAVLHATTVATNAILEMRGARTALVTTRGFRDVLEIGRLRRPTLYDLSWTKPTPLARRRHRYEIDHRILADGTIARPVAAAEVAALAERLRADDIGAVAICLLNSYAAPQVEREVAGQLRTLLPDVYVTASVDISPEMHEYERSSTAVVNSYVGPVVHRYVTELGHSLRSQGIAAPFSIMQSSGGLLDAETVVERPVQIVESGPAAGVIAVQKLAQLMGLDNVVAFDMGGTTAKASLIENRQPFVANDYEVGGGMNISRGMGKGAGYAVRVPSIDIAEVGAGGGSIVWVDEAGALHVGPESAGSRPGPACYGLGGDRPTLTDANVALGYLNPDALAGGRVGIQPDLADKVLEHVAQQMNRDIRDAARGAFEVATSSMTKAVKAVTSERGRDPRESIMVAFGGAGPLYGAALARELGIRTVIVPVHTGLFSSLGLLVADTEYQLVAPFRSGQLAEAFDELSAAVTAKLDCTTVEIERILDMRYRGQRFDLRIPLPDGPVDDDLLGEAFQAFHAEHRRTYGRSGTDDMIEIVNLRVRGFVPNPVTIDRALTADSIPGFDETTRVCRFTEDIATPVISRFHLSDRPRTGPLVIEDMDSTTLVPPGASAHLDMFNNILITWEAAE, encoded by the coding sequence ATGACCGCTACCCACCCCTCGGACGCGCGATGGCTGATTGCGGCTGACATCGGCGGTACGTTCACCGATGTCCTGGCCCTCGGCCCCGACACCCGGATCGTGCCCATGAAAGTGCTCTCCACCCCACCGGACTTCGGCACCGGCGTCATCACGGGCGCCACGGCCGCGCTCGATCAGTCGGAGGCGCAGCCTGGGCAGGTCGCCGCGGTGCTGCACGCCACCACCGTCGCCACCAATGCCATCTTGGAAATGCGGGGCGCACGAACCGCGTTGGTGACGACCCGGGGATTCCGCGATGTACTCGAGATCGGCCGGCTGCGACGACCGACGCTCTACGACCTCTCATGGACCAAGCCAACGCCCCTGGCGAGGCGGCGCCACCGCTACGAAATCGATCATCGGATCCTGGCCGACGGCACGATCGCCCGCCCGGTGGCCGCGGCCGAGGTGGCGGCGCTGGCTGAGCGACTTCGTGCCGACGATATCGGCGCGGTTGCGATCTGCCTGCTCAACTCCTACGCGGCTCCGCAGGTCGAACGCGAGGTCGCCGGCCAACTCCGGACGCTGCTGCCCGACGTGTATGTGACTGCATCGGTGGATATCTCGCCAGAGATGCACGAGTACGAGCGCAGTAGTACCGCGGTGGTCAACTCCTACGTGGGCCCGGTGGTGCACCGCTACGTCACCGAGCTGGGGCACAGTCTGCGCTCGCAGGGCATTGCCGCGCCGTTCTCCATCATGCAGTCCTCCGGCGGGCTCCTGGACGCCGAAACAGTGGTGGAGCGCCCTGTACAGATCGTCGAATCCGGACCGGCAGCCGGAGTGATCGCCGTGCAGAAACTGGCGCAGCTAATGGGGCTGGACAACGTCGTGGCCTTCGACATGGGAGGCACCACCGCCAAGGCCTCACTGATCGAGAACCGGCAACCGTTCGTCGCCAACGACTACGAGGTGGGCGGCGGCATGAACATCAGCCGCGGCATGGGCAAAGGCGCCGGATACGCGGTCCGAGTGCCTTCGATCGACATTGCGGAGGTGGGGGCCGGCGGCGGCAGCATCGTGTGGGTCGACGAGGCGGGGGCGCTGCACGTCGGACCGGAGAGCGCAGGGTCACGGCCCGGGCCCGCCTGTTACGGCCTGGGCGGAGACCGGCCCACGCTCACCGACGCCAATGTCGCCCTCGGTTACCTCAATCCCGACGCCCTGGCCGGCGGCCGCGTCGGCATCCAGCCCGACCTCGCGGATAAGGTGTTGGAACACGTTGCGCAGCAGATGAACCGCGACATCCGTGATGCGGCACGCGGCGCCTTCGAGGTGGCCACCTCGAGCATGACCAAGGCCGTCAAGGCGGTGACCAGCGAACGTGGCCGTGACCCCCGGGAGTCGATCATGGTCGCATTCGGCGGCGCCGGTCCCCTGTACGGCGCAGCGCTGGCCCGAGAACTGGGTATCCGCACCGTGATCGTTCCGGTCCACACCGGCCTGTTCAGCAGTCTCGGCCTGTTGGTCGCCGACACCGAATACCAGCTGGTGGCCCCGTTTCGTTCCGGACAGCTCGCCGAGGCGTTCGACGAGTTGTCTGCGGCGGTCACGGCCAAGCTCGACTGCACCACCGTCGAGATCGAGCGCATCCTCGACATGCGCTATCGCGGGCAACGTTTCGATCTGCGTATCCCGTTACCGGACGGCCCCGTCGACGACGATCTTCTCGGTGAGGCGTTCCAGGCGTTTCATGCCGAACACCGCAGGACCTACGGCCGCTCCGGCACCGACGACATGATCGAGATCGTCAACCTGCGTGTCCGCGGCTTCGTCCCCAACCCCGTCACCATCGACCGGGCGCTCACCGCAGACAGCATTCCCGGCTTCGACGAGACGACACGCGTCTGCCGGTTCACCGAAGACATTGCCACCCCCGTCATCTCGCGATTCCATCTGTCGGACCGACCGCGCACCGGTCCGTTGGTCATCGAAGACATGGATTCGACGACGCTGGTGCCACCGGGCGCCTCCGCACACCTGGACATGTTCAACAACATCCTCATCACCTGGGAGGCAGCCGAATGA
- a CDS encoding alpha-D-ribose 1-methylphosphonate 5-triphosphate diphosphatase, giving the protein MADSVIEGVTVVPGGGREAIPNAIVTLDAHGRVEDITPDAAAGDDLYLVPGAVDLHLDNLLQRRRPRATVSLEHAAIIPVLDAECAAAGISTVCIAARCEDSPRKGIAIADAAVLAAVLEELAPMLACDWRIHARVELTDEGAVDALHAVLAASSRVALISMMETSVARSRFSSLAETQAFYAQDWGVSEAEVAQIFTVDAHQLSRIAERRQAVAALAASRGIVLATHDDRTEEHIDEAFAFGARVAEFPLSMAAARRAHELGMAVVLGAPNALRGRSTSTGNVLAAEAIEAGVCDVLCSDYLPIAMHSAPHVLARAHGVSLSHGIDLVSTNPAKILGLVSPTIEVGTVLTASLRRVRPFHTDSPERPAHVGTALWRDGRLVFRRAAVEPLPGMTAVPATA; this is encoded by the coding sequence ATGGCAGACAGTGTGATCGAGGGCGTCACCGTCGTTCCCGGCGGCGGGCGCGAAGCAATTCCGAATGCGATCGTGACGCTCGACGCACACGGCCGCGTCGAGGACATCACGCCGGACGCGGCTGCCGGGGACGACCTCTACCTCGTGCCCGGCGCGGTAGACCTGCACCTGGACAACCTGCTGCAGCGCCGCCGCCCGCGAGCCACCGTGTCACTCGAGCACGCGGCGATCATCCCGGTGCTGGACGCAGAATGTGCAGCCGCCGGCATCAGCACCGTCTGCATCGCGGCCCGCTGCGAGGACTCTCCGCGCAAGGGCATCGCGATCGCCGATGCGGCCGTGCTGGCCGCGGTGCTGGAGGAGCTGGCGCCGATGCTGGCCTGTGACTGGCGGATTCACGCCCGGGTCGAGCTCACCGACGAGGGCGCCGTGGACGCGCTGCATGCCGTGCTCGCGGCGTCGTCGCGGGTGGCGTTGATCTCCATGATGGAGACCTCGGTGGCCCGCAGCAGGTTCTCGTCACTGGCCGAGACCCAGGCCTTCTACGCGCAGGACTGGGGAGTGTCCGAAGCCGAGGTCGCGCAGATCTTCACCGTCGACGCGCATCAGCTGAGCCGCATCGCCGAGCGTCGGCAGGCGGTGGCGGCACTCGCCGCGAGCCGCGGCATCGTGCTGGCCACGCATGACGACCGTACCGAGGAACACATCGACGAAGCGTTCGCGTTCGGGGCCCGGGTTGCCGAGTTCCCGCTGAGCATGGCGGCGGCGCGCCGAGCGCACGAGCTCGGGATGGCAGTGGTGCTCGGTGCTCCCAACGCCCTGCGGGGCCGCTCGACGTCGACGGGCAACGTGCTTGCGGCAGAAGCCATCGAGGCCGGAGTGTGCGACGTGCTCTGCTCGGACTATCTGCCGATCGCAATGCATTCCGCACCGCACGTACTGGCCCGCGCTCACGGCGTGTCGCTGTCTCACGGGATCGATCTCGTGTCGACGAATCCGGCGAAGATACTGGGGTTGGTGTCGCCCACCATCGAGGTCGGCACCGTGCTCACCGCGTCCCTACGGCGGGTGCGACCGTTTCACACCGATTCTCCCGAGCGGCCGGCGCACGTGGGTACCGCGCTGTGGCGTGACGGGCGGCTGGTGTTCCGGCGCGCAGCGGTGGAGCCCCTTCCTGGGATGACAGCCGTGCCGGCGACAGCCTGA
- a CDS encoding CPBP family intramembrane glutamic endopeptidase has product MNTLTRPWILQGDDPHPTPRIPGGVEYHRVYAGQRRVVLRGIVALALLMVGFVGFAVLLTEISVIIDREFFGRSGPSTPLRQAAGALSLAALIPYCMLLQRVLYGVPPGTLHSVAGRFRYGVFGRALLAFGPLVLAAVAVASLDQHSSAAWTTPDLVAFFVIGMALTPLAAAGEEYGFRGVMFRVLGSWAPGARSGAILGIVVTTVLFSLIHGTVDPFLLTSYLVLFSSTAIVTWRTGGLEVAVVLHGVYNVMFLVLATTLHQDIGAQLANRGEAVGSMTNLVPSAALIVITAAVWWMTRASGPARTAIVEPVTGQQQ; this is encoded by the coding sequence ATGAACACCCTGACCCGGCCCTGGATTCTGCAGGGCGATGATCCCCACCCGACACCGCGGATCCCCGGCGGCGTCGAATACCACCGGGTGTACGCAGGACAACGACGCGTCGTCCTGCGTGGCATCGTGGCCCTCGCGCTGCTGATGGTCGGATTTGTCGGCTTTGCGGTTCTCCTGACCGAGATCTCGGTGATCATCGACCGGGAATTCTTCGGCCGTTCGGGTCCGTCGACACCATTGAGGCAGGCAGCCGGTGCGCTGTCGTTGGCAGCGCTGATCCCGTACTGCATGCTGCTGCAGCGGGTGCTCTACGGGGTGCCGCCCGGGACGCTGCACTCTGTGGCGGGCCGATTCCGCTACGGGGTGTTCGGTCGAGCACTGCTCGCGTTCGGGCCCCTGGTTCTGGCCGCGGTTGCGGTCGCCTCTCTGGACCAGCACAGCTCGGCAGCATGGACGACGCCGGATCTGGTGGCCTTCTTCGTCATCGGCATGGCCCTCACACCACTGGCTGCAGCGGGTGAAGAGTACGGCTTTCGCGGTGTGATGTTCCGGGTGCTCGGCAGCTGGGCGCCGGGCGCGCGTTCCGGGGCAATCCTCGGCATCGTCGTGACGACCGTGCTGTTTTCGCTCATACACGGCACGGTGGACCCGTTCCTGCTGACGTCATACCTGGTGCTGTTCTCGTCGACGGCCATAGTCACTTGGCGCACCGGTGGCCTCGAAGTGGCCGTCGTCCTCCACGGCGTCTACAACGTCATGTTCCTCGTGCTCGCGACCACCCTGCACCAAGACATCGGCGCCCAGCTTGCGAACCGGGGCGAAGCGGTCGGCTCGATGACCAACCTGGTGCCCAGCGCCGCGCTGATCGTCATCACCGCCGCGGTGTGGTGGATGACCCGCGCGAGTGGCCCTGCGCGTACTGCGATAGTCGAGCCGGTGACGGGACAGCAGCAGTGA
- a CDS encoding TetR/AcrR family transcriptional regulator, with protein MGVTRQSTRDKILIAAATMLGEDPTSRLSVRAVAARAGVSVGSLRHFFPTQRALVDTVIAGIYDLDLPDDPMQDTTGDPGERLVACLQLLLSQVGTGERAREHWRSLHDTYVAATPSADATHSFLALERLAVHRIARWLGLLRDEGALAPGDLDAQARFLSTVVNGLSFERALPGDRERLPFELQTLRTAAEGILRRTR; from the coding sequence ATGGGCGTGACGAGGCAGAGCACTCGCGACAAGATCCTGATCGCCGCTGCGACGATGCTCGGTGAGGATCCGACCTCTCGGCTGAGTGTGCGCGCAGTCGCTGCGCGCGCCGGGGTCAGCGTCGGCTCGCTTCGCCACTTCTTCCCGACCCAGCGGGCCTTGGTCGACACCGTGATCGCCGGAATCTACGACTTGGACCTGCCCGACGATCCGATGCAGGACACCACCGGCGATCCCGGCGAGCGTCTCGTGGCCTGCCTTCAGTTGCTGCTGTCACAGGTGGGTACCGGCGAGCGGGCCCGGGAGCACTGGCGCTCCCTTCACGACACCTACGTCGCAGCAACGCCATCGGCGGATGCCACCCATTCTTTCCTCGCGCTCGAACGCCTTGCGGTGCACCGCATCGCGCGATGGCTCGGGCTCCTGCGCGACGAGGGCGCGCTGGCTCCGGGCGATCTCGACGCGCAGGCGCGGTTTCTGAGCACGGTGGTCAACGGGCTGTCCTTCGAGCGTGCGCTCCCGGGGGACCGTGAACGGCTCCCCTTCGAATTACAGACGCTCCGCACCGCCGCTGAGGGCATCCTGCGGCGCACGAGGTGA
- a CDS encoding MFS transporter → MTDDGVAATLDEEAERRMWRKVGFRILPLVGVAYIVSYIDRANLGYVAEPLGEDLSMTTAQIGLAASLFFIGYILIEVPSNMMLHRVGARLWISRIIVTWGIVTALTGAVHTTGQLYFARIMLGFAEAGLAAGILLYLTFWFPKKQRTWAMSTFFLMIPLSAIIGAPIAAALLTWGQGLLGIAGWRALFVVEGAVTVVVGIVILLFLPDRPAKAGWLNVNEQAHIESVIARENARSAGRGGLTGVRQALLDRRVWALGFAFFAIVFGLYPIAFFLPTMISNLTDTIDSAGNVSSVLLAAIPSVAAIIVMLLWARYAARKSIIFSTTVPMAFGAVGLVAATFTHNGVLFIIAVCVSVSGIYTAMPQFWRLPALTMSGAAAAAGIGLINSMSNLSGFIGPYVTGAIETATGSYTYALLTIAVIICLGIVVLLTAGRRAERLGQGGEYEHPVPEVLRDS, encoded by the coding sequence ATGACTGATGACGGTGTTGCCGCAACCCTCGACGAGGAGGCCGAACGCCGAATGTGGCGCAAGGTCGGCTTTCGCATACTTCCCCTGGTCGGTGTCGCCTACATCGTCAGTTACATCGACCGCGCCAATCTCGGCTACGTTGCCGAACCCCTGGGCGAGGACCTGAGCATGACCACCGCGCAGATAGGTCTGGCTGCCAGCCTCTTCTTCATCGGCTACATCCTCATCGAAGTGCCGAGCAACATGATGCTGCACCGCGTCGGGGCGCGACTGTGGATCAGCCGCATCATCGTCACCTGGGGAATCGTCACCGCACTGACAGGGGCGGTGCACACCACCGGTCAGCTCTACTTCGCGCGGATCATGCTCGGATTCGCAGAGGCGGGGCTGGCCGCAGGAATTCTGCTCTATTTGACTTTCTGGTTCCCCAAGAAGCAACGCACGTGGGCGATGTCGACGTTCTTTCTGATGATTCCACTGTCGGCGATCATCGGTGCCCCAATCGCCGCCGCGCTGCTGACCTGGGGTCAGGGACTGCTCGGCATTGCAGGCTGGCGGGCGCTGTTCGTGGTGGAGGGCGCTGTCACCGTCGTCGTCGGCATCGTGATCCTGCTGTTCCTGCCGGACCGTCCGGCGAAAGCAGGGTGGCTCAACGTCAATGAGCAGGCGCACATCGAGAGCGTGATTGCGCGGGAGAACGCGCGCAGCGCCGGTCGCGGCGGCCTGACCGGGGTCCGGCAAGCGCTGCTCGACAGGCGCGTATGGGCGCTCGGCTTTGCGTTCTTCGCAATCGTCTTCGGCCTCTACCCGATCGCATTCTTCCTGCCGACCATGATCTCGAACCTGACCGACACCATCGATTCGGCCGGCAACGTGTCGAGCGTGCTGCTGGCCGCGATTCCCTCGGTGGCGGCGATCATCGTGATGCTGCTGTGGGCGCGGTATGCCGCCAGGAAGTCGATCATCTTCTCCACCACGGTGCCCATGGCGTTCGGCGCCGTAGGGTTGGTGGCGGCAACCTTCACCCACAACGGCGTGCTGTTCATCATCGCCGTATGTGTTTCCGTTTCCGGTATCTACACTGCCATGCCGCAGTTCTGGCGATTGCCGGCGTTGACCATGTCCGGTGCTGCCGCTGCGGCGGGGATCGGGCTGATCAACTCGATGAGCAACCTCAGCGGTTTCATCGGTCCCTACGTAACCGGCGCCATCGAGACCGCCACCGGGAGTTACACCTACGCCCTGTTGACCATCGCCGTCATCATCTGCCTCGGCATCGTCGTCCTGCTCACCGCTGGTCGACGTGCCGAGCGCCTGGGCCAGGGCGGTGAGTACGAACATCCTGTCCCGGAAGTGTTGCGAGACAGCTAG